The Gouania willdenowi chromosome 3, fGouWil2.1, whole genome shotgun sequence genome includes a region encoding these proteins:
- the LOC114460177 gene encoding zinc finger protein 836-like, protein MVLPDKNLHHSNTSERKNVEQLLPERLHIKEEPEMLSEGQEENQLCVQQETNSAACPVKYEDEEEKPQVSQLHWRQLTEINMKEEPSTYSLNELNKRQTVVISSKGPEAAQNPDPSSLVRQGPDGTETDSSQTEYSSEDDDNDVDDEDSDRWQKPLSESETDAEPDVDSTRKKRKMSDSRKSAEMGCKAFKTQISSFQQICSKKKVKVKMTSECVGGKKASLSKASKLKIHTREKPFKCDVCFKGYSKKCSLQSHMRIHTGEKPFKCNVCSKCFTHQSTLRLHITIHTGEKPFKCDVCSKCFSFKSNLKSHMRIHTGAKPFECDVCSKCFTHKSTLRLHIRIHTGAKPFKCNVCSKCFTRKCNLQSHMRIHTGEKPFKCDVCFKGYSKKCSLQSHMRIHTGAKPFKCNVCSKCFTQKCNLRTHMSNH, encoded by the coding sequence ATGGTCCTTCCTGACAAAAATCTCCACCACAGTAACACCAGTGAGAGGAAGaatgtggagcagctgctcccagagcgtctccacataaaggaggaaccagagatgctcagtgaaggtcaggaggaaaaccagctttgtgtgcagcaggagacaaacagtgctgcttgtcctgttaaatatgaagatgaagaggagaagcctcaggtctcccagctacactggagacaactaacagaaattaacatgaaggaggaaccttcaacctacagtttaaatgaattaaataaaagacaaacTGTGGTAATTAGCAGCAAAGGACCAGAAGCAGCCCAGAACCCAGATCCAAGCAGTTTAGTACGacaaggtcctgatggaacgGAAACAGACTCGTCTCAGACAGAATATAGTAGCGaggatgatgataatgatgttgatgatgaagactCTGATAGATGGCAGAAACCTCTGTCAGAGTCTGAAACTGATGCTGAACCTGACGTTGACTCCAccaggaaaaagagaaagatgtcTGACTCtaggaaaagtgctgaaatgGGATGTAAAGCTTTCAAAACACAGATTagttcatttcaacaaatttgtTCAAAGAAGAAAGTTAAGGTAAAAATGACATCTGAATGTGTGGGTGGTAAGAAAGCATCACTCAGTAAAGCTTCAAAACTGAAAATCCACACtagagagaaaccattcaaatgtgatgtttgttttaaaggttattCCAAAAAGTGTTCtctgcagtcacacatgagaatccacacaggagagaaaccattcaaatgtaatgtttgcagtaaatgttttacccaTCAGTCTACCCTGCGGTTACACATTacaatccacacaggagagaaaccatttaaatgtgatgtttgtagtaaatgttttagctTTAAGTCTAACCTGaagtcacacatgagaatccacacaggagcgAAACCCTTTGAATGTGATgtatgtagtaaatgttttacccaTAAGTCTACCCTGCGGTTACACAttagaatccacacaggagcaaaaccattcaaatgtaatgtttgcagtaaatgttttacccgtAAGTGTAACTTacagtcacacatgagaatccacacaggagagaaaccattcaaatgtgatgtttgttttaaaggttattCCAAAAAGTGTTCtctgcagtcacacatgagaatccacacaggagcgaaaccattcaaatgtaatGTTTGCAGTAAATGTTTCACCCAGAAATGTAACCTACGGACACATATGAGTAACCATTAA
- the LOC114460114 gene encoding gastrula zinc finger protein XlCGF26.1-like yields MDPAEKIAASASISKVQLHRLQVQQPSVTDCVFSERKNVEQLLPERLHIKEEPETLSEGQEENQLCVQQETNSAACLVKYEDEEEKPQVSQLHWRTQTEINMKEEPSTYSLNELNKRQTVVINSKGPEAAQNPDPSSLVRQGPDGTETDSSQTEDSSEDVDDEDSDSWQKPLSESETDAEPDFDSTRKKRKMSDSRKSAEMGCKAFKTQISSFQQITSKKKVKVKNTSECVGGKKASLSKALKLKIHAREKPFKCDVCRKCFNFKSILQSHMRIHTGEKPFKCDVCFKGYSKKYSLQSHLRIHTGEKPFKCNVCSKCFTHQSTLRLHIRIHTGAKPFKCNVCSKCFTRKGNLQSHMRIHTGEKPFKCDVCFKGYSKKCSLQSHMRIHTGEKPFKCDVCFKGYSIKCSLQSHMRIHTGEKPFKCNVCSKCFTHQSTLQSHMKIHTGEKPFKCDVCRKCFNQKGHLQSHMKIHTGEKPFKCDVCNKCFNLKSNLQVHMRIHSGVKPFECDVCSKCFTHKSTLRLHITIHTGEKPFKCDVCSKCFSFKSNLKSHMRIHTGAKPFECDVCSKCFTDKSTLRLHILIHTGAKPFKCNVCSKCFTRKCNLQSHMRIHTGEKPFKCDVCFKGYSKKCSLQSHMRIHTGAKPFKCNVCSKCFTQKCNLRTHMSSH; encoded by the coding sequence ATGGATCCAGCAGAAAAAATTGCGGCGTCTGCCTCCATTTCCAAAGTTCAGCTGCACAGATTACAGGTCCAGCAGCCGTCAGTcactgattgtgttttcagtgagaggaagaatgtggagcagctgctcccagagcgtctccacataaaggaggaaccagagacgctcagtgaaggtcaggaggaaaaccagctttgtgtgcagcaggagacaaacagtgctgcttgtcTTGTTAAatatgaagatgaagaggagaagcctcaggtctcccagctacactggagaACACAAACAGAAATTAACATGAAGGAGGAGCCTTCAACctacagtttaaatgaattaaataaaagacaaacTGTGGTAATTAACAGCAAAGGACCAGAAGCAGCCCAGAACCCAGATCCAAGCAGTTTAGTACGacaaggtcctgatggaacgGAAACAGACTCGTCTCAGACAGAAGATAGTAGTGAGgatgttgatgatgaagactCTGATAGTTGGCAGAAACCTCTGTCAGAGTCTGAAACTGATGCTGAACCTGACTTTGACTCCAccaggaaaaagagaaagatgtcTGACTCtaggaaaagtgctgaaatgGGATGTAAAGCTTTCAAAACACAGATTagttcatttcaacagattACTTCAAAGAAGAAAGTTAAGGTAAAAAATACATCTGAATGTGTGGGTGGTAAGAAAGCATCACTCAGTAAAGCTTTAAAACTGAAAATCCACGCtcgagagaaaccattcaaatgtgatgtttgtaggaaatgttttaacTTTAAGTCTAtcctgcagtcacacatgagaatccacacaggagagaaaccattcaaatgtgatgtttgttttaaaggttattCCAAAAAGTATTCTCTGCAGTCACAcctgagaatccacacaggagagaaaccattcaaatgtaatgtttgcagtaaatgttttacccaTCAGTCTACCCTGCGGTTACACAttagaatccacacaggagcaaaaccattcaaatgtaatgtttgcagtaaatgttttacccgtAAGGGTAACttgcagtcacacatgagaatccacacaggagagaaaccattcaaatgcgatgtttgttttaaaggttattCCAAAAAGTGTTCtctgcagtcacacatgagaatccacacaggagagaaaccattcaaatgcgatgtttgttttaaaggttattCCATAAAGTGTTCtctgcagtcacacatgagaatccacacaggagagaaaccattcaaatgtaatgtttgcagtaaatgttttacccaTCAGTCTAccctgcagtcacacatgaaaatccacacaggagagaaaccattcaaatgtgatgtttgtaggaaatgttttaacCAAAAGGGACACCTTCAATCACACATgaaaatccacacaggagagaaaccattcaaatgtgatgtttgtaataaatgttttaacctAAAGTCTAACCTACAggtacacatgagaatccactcAGGAGTGAAACCTTTTGAATGTGATGTttgcagtaaatgttttacccaTAAGTCTACCCTGCGGTTACACATTacaatccacacaggagagaaaccatttaaatgtgatgtttgtagtaaatgttttagctTTAAGTCTAACCTGaagtcacacatgagaatccacacaggagcgAAACCCtttgaatgtgatgtttgtagtaaatgttttaccgaTAAGTCTACCCTGCGGTTACACATTTTAATCCACACAGGAgcaaaaccattcaaatgtaatgtttgcagtaaatgttttacccgtAAGTGTAACttgcagtcacacatgagaatccacacaggagagaaaccattcaaatgtgatgtttgttttaaaggttattCCAAAAAGTGTTCtctgcagtcacacatgagaatccacacaggagcgaaaccattcaaatgtaatGTTTGCAGTAAATGTTTCACCCAGAAATGTAACCTACGGACACATATGAGTAGCCATTAA